In a genomic window of Cynocephalus volans isolate mCynVol1 chromosome 1, mCynVol1.pri, whole genome shotgun sequence:
- the HCLS1 gene encoding hematopoietic lineage cell-specific protein isoform X1, with the protein MWKSVVGHDVSVSLETQSDDWDTDPDFVNDISEKEQRWGAKTIEGSGRTEHINIHQLRNKVSEEHNVLKKKEMESGPKASHGYGGRFGVERDRMDKSAVGHEYVAEVEKHSSQTDATKGFGGKYGVERDRADKSAVGFDYKGEVEKHASQKDYSCGFGGRYGVEKDKQDKAALGYDYKGETEKHESQRDYAKGFGGQYGIQKDRVDKSAVGFNEMEAPTSAYKKTMPTEAASSGARGLKAKFESMAEEKRKQEEEEKAQQMARRQQERKAVVKMSHKAQQPAVTVEEPVVPAPLPKKISSEAWPPAESHPSSEPEPVRTCREHPVPSLPTRQNPQEDHEEPPALPPRTLEGLQLEEEPVYEAEPEPEPEPENDYEDVGEMDRHEQDDEQEGDYEDVLEPEDSSFPSAVTRSSGCPVEAGAMGISAVALYDYQGEGSDELSFDPEDIITDIEMVDEGWWRGRCRGHFGLFPANYVKLVQ; encoded by the exons ATGTGGAAATCTGTAGTGGGACATGATGTATCTGTTTCTTTGGAGACCCAGAGTGATGATTGGGACACAGACCCTGACTTTGTG AATGACATCTCTGAGAAGGAGCAACGGTGGGGAGCCAAGACCATCGAGGGCTCTGGGCGCACAGAACATATCAA CATCCACCAGCTAAGGAACAAAGTGTCAGAGGAGCACAATGTTCTCAAGAAGAAAGAGATGGAATCAGGGCCCAAAGCATCCCATGGCTACGGAGGGCGGTTTGGAGTGGAAAGAGATCGAATGGACAAG AGTGCTGTGGGCCATGAGTATGTTGCTGAGGTAGAGAAACACTCTTCTCAGACCGATGCTACCAAAGGCTTTGGGGGCAAATACGGAGTTGAGAGGGACAGGGCGGACAAG TCAGCAGTTGGCTTTGATTATAAAGGAGAAGTGGAGAAACATGCATCTCAGAAAG ATTACTCTTGTGGCTTTGGTGGCCGTTATGGGGTGGAGAAGGATAAACAGGACAAGGCTGCACTGGGATATGACTACAAGGGAGAGACGGAGAAACACGAGTCCCAGAGAG ATTATGCCAAGGGCTTTGGTGGACAGTATGGAATCCAGAAGGACCGAGTGGATAAG AGCGCTGTAGGCTTCAATGAAATGGAGGCCCCAACCTCAGCTTATAAGAAGACGATGCCCACAGAAGCTG CTTCTAGTGGTGCCCGTGGGCTGAAGGCAAAGTTTGAGTCCATGGCTGAGGAGAagaggaagcaggaggaagaggagaaggctCAGCAGATGGCCAGGCGGCAACAGGAGCGAAAGGCAGTGGTAAAGATGAGCCACAAGGCTCAGCAGCCGGCAGTGACTGTGGAAGAGCCAGTGGTGCCTGCCCCACTGCCCAAGAAAATCTCCTCAGAG GCCTGGCCTCCAGCAGAGAGTCATCCATCATCAGAGCCCGAGCCTGTGAGAACCTGCAGGGAACACCCAGTGCCCTCCCTGCCCACAAGGCAGAATCCCCAGGAG GATCATGAGGAgcccccagctctgcctcctagGACTCTGGAAGGCCTCCAGCTGGAGGAGGAGCCAGTGTATGAAGCAGAGCCTGAGCCTGAGCCTGAGCCTGAGAATGACTATGAGGATGTTGGGGAGATGGACAGGCATGAGCAGGATGATGAGCAAGAGGGGGACTATGAGGATGTGCTCGAGCCCGAggattcctcctttccctctgctGTGACCA GATCATCAGGCTGCCCAGTTGAGGCTGGGGCCATGGGAATCTCAGCTGTAGCCCTGTATGATTACCAAGGAG AGGGAAGTGATGAGCTTTCCTTTGATCCAGAGGACATCATCACTGACATTGAGATGGTGGACGAGGGCTGGTGGCGGGGACGTTGCCGTGGCCACTTTGGACTCTTCCCAGCAAATTATGTCAAGCTTGTACAGTGA
- the HCLS1 gene encoding hematopoietic lineage cell-specific protein isoform X2, with protein sequence MWKSVVGHDVSVSLETQSDDWDTDPDFVNDISEKEQRWGAKTIEGSGRTEHINIHQLRNKVSEEHNVLKKKEMESGPKASHGYGGRFGVERDRMDKSAVGHEYVAEVEKHSSQTDATKGFGGKYGVERDRADKSAVGFDYKGEVEKHASQKDYAKGFGGQYGIQKDRVDKSAVGFNEMEAPTSAYKKTMPTEAASSGARGLKAKFESMAEEKRKQEEEEKAQQMARRQQERKAVVKMSHKAQQPAVTVEEPVVPAPLPKKISSEAWPPAESHPSSEPEPVRTCREHPVPSLPTRQNPQEDHEEPPALPPRTLEGLQLEEEPVYEAEPEPEPEPENDYEDVGEMDRHEQDDEQEGDYEDVLEPEDSSFPSAVTRSSGCPVEAGAMGISAVALYDYQGEGSDELSFDPEDIITDIEMVDEGWWRGRCRGHFGLFPANYVKLVQ encoded by the exons ATGTGGAAATCTGTAGTGGGACATGATGTATCTGTTTCTTTGGAGACCCAGAGTGATGATTGGGACACAGACCCTGACTTTGTG AATGACATCTCTGAGAAGGAGCAACGGTGGGGAGCCAAGACCATCGAGGGCTCTGGGCGCACAGAACATATCAA CATCCACCAGCTAAGGAACAAAGTGTCAGAGGAGCACAATGTTCTCAAGAAGAAAGAGATGGAATCAGGGCCCAAAGCATCCCATGGCTACGGAGGGCGGTTTGGAGTGGAAAGAGATCGAATGGACAAG AGTGCTGTGGGCCATGAGTATGTTGCTGAGGTAGAGAAACACTCTTCTCAGACCGATGCTACCAAAGGCTTTGGGGGCAAATACGGAGTTGAGAGGGACAGGGCGGACAAG TCAGCAGTTGGCTTTGATTATAAAGGAGAAGTGGAGAAACATGCATCTCAGAAAG ATTATGCCAAGGGCTTTGGTGGACAGTATGGAATCCAGAAGGACCGAGTGGATAAG AGCGCTGTAGGCTTCAATGAAATGGAGGCCCCAACCTCAGCTTATAAGAAGACGATGCCCACAGAAGCTG CTTCTAGTGGTGCCCGTGGGCTGAAGGCAAAGTTTGAGTCCATGGCTGAGGAGAagaggaagcaggaggaagaggagaaggctCAGCAGATGGCCAGGCGGCAACAGGAGCGAAAGGCAGTGGTAAAGATGAGCCACAAGGCTCAGCAGCCGGCAGTGACTGTGGAAGAGCCAGTGGTGCCTGCCCCACTGCCCAAGAAAATCTCCTCAGAG GCCTGGCCTCCAGCAGAGAGTCATCCATCATCAGAGCCCGAGCCTGTGAGAACCTGCAGGGAACACCCAGTGCCCTCCCTGCCCACAAGGCAGAATCCCCAGGAG GATCATGAGGAgcccccagctctgcctcctagGACTCTGGAAGGCCTCCAGCTGGAGGAGGAGCCAGTGTATGAAGCAGAGCCTGAGCCTGAGCCTGAGCCTGAGAATGACTATGAGGATGTTGGGGAGATGGACAGGCATGAGCAGGATGATGAGCAAGAGGGGGACTATGAGGATGTGCTCGAGCCCGAggattcctcctttccctctgctGTGACCA GATCATCAGGCTGCCCAGTTGAGGCTGGGGCCATGGGAATCTCAGCTGTAGCCCTGTATGATTACCAAGGAG AGGGAAGTGATGAGCTTTCCTTTGATCCAGAGGACATCATCACTGACATTGAGATGGTGGACGAGGGCTGGTGGCGGGGACGTTGCCGTGGCCACTTTGGACTCTTCCCAGCAAATTATGTCAAGCTTGTACAGTGA